In a genomic window of Wyeomyia smithii strain HCP4-BCI-WySm-NY-G18 chromosome 1, ASM2978416v1, whole genome shotgun sequence:
- the LOC129716857 gene encoding uncharacterized protein LOC129716857 isoform X2: MRWILFLFSIFPILSTHLYFQAYGAHLEITDLNDNPGIVALKVGNTFIREGYDWLVHTFKLDTFQEILNQYDIMISQINSNVNMKDFKDILKMKFIQTSLTLQKLSPRRKTKRAINILGTLIKTITGNLDNDDLVTLNQKISYLHYSNKDLIMNNNEQIKINNQFQDRINNLTKVGVLSKSILQATEINYIIDKLENSGISVNSDEQVYEFLEPAAFYNGSCIVFLIKIPKFLQGIYQQIIVENIPINEEKIPIDFTHAVLGTNVTFVMNDTCVNIEQNIICKLQAMKNVSNDMCIHRLLRGNPSSCPFKKYNGIHEVKSMGNGKILIRNAKAVQLKNSCGYGPKNLTGSFLITFRNCSVEIENQSFENTQLDYSNILEMLPLQSTLINKSKTIVTDTQILQQLHTNSRKRIEVLETNNHHVSYGGTFTVIILLIITGYLFKEIRTIWTKIVIKPSKPTDTNIELNRDGSS, translated from the coding sequence ATGCGGTGGATCCTGTTTTTATTCTCCATTTTCCCAATCCTATCAACCCACCTTTACTTTCAAGCATACGGTGCACACCTAGAAATCACGGACTTGAATGACAACCCAGGTATTGTAGCTCTTAAAGTAGGTAACACTTTCATTAGAGAAGGATATGATTGGTTAGTTCATACATTCAAGTTAGATacttttcaagaaattttaaaTCAGTATGATATAATGATAAGTCAAATAAATTCAAATGTAAAcatgaaagattttaaagatattctaaaaatgaaatttatacaAACAAGCTTGACATTACAAAAACTTAGTCCTAGAAGAAAAACAAAGAGAGCTATTAATATTCTGGGTACGTTAATTAAAACCATTACAGGAAATTTAGATAATGATGATCTAGTTACCTTAAATCAAAAGATTAGTTACCTACATTATTCAAATAAGGATCTTATTATGAATAACAatgaacaaattaaaataaataatcagTTTCAAGACAGAATTAACAATTTAACAAAAGTAGGGGTTTTATCCAAGAGCATCCTTCAAGCAACGGAAATCAACTATATTATTGACAAATTGGAAAATTCAGGAATTTCCGTAAACAGTGACGAACAGGTTTACGAATTTTTAGAACCAGCAGCTTTCTACAACGGTTCATGTATTGTGTTTCTcataaaaattccaaaattctTACAAGGAATCTACCAGCAAATTATTGTGGAGAATATTCCCATCAATGAAGAAAAAATACCGATCGATTTCACGCACGCAGTTTTAGGGACGAACGTAACATTTGTCATGAACGATACTTGCGTAAACATCGAACAAAATATCATTTGCAAGTTACAGGCAATGAAGAATGTCTCTAATGATATGTGCATACATCGATTATTAAGAGGGAATCCCAGTAGCTGtccatttaaaaaatacaatGGAATTCATGAAGTTAAGTCCATGGGAAACGGAAAAATTCTGATTCGAAATGCTAAAGCTGTGCAATTAAAAAACAGTTGTGGTTATGGTCCTAAAAATCTTACAGgatcatttctcatcacttttAGAAACTGTTCTGTCGAAATAGAGAATCAATCGTTTGAAAACACCCAATTGGactatagcaacattttggaAATGCTACCATTGCAATCAACATTAATCAACAAATCGAAGACTATAGTAACAGACACACAAATCTTACAACAATTACATACCAACAGTAGAAAGCGTATTGAAGTTTTGGAAACAAATAATCATCATGTTTCATACGGAGGAACTTTCACGGTAATCATCCTTCTAATAATAACTGGTTACCTGTTCAAAGAAATAAGGACAATTTGGACGAAAATTGTAATCAAACCAAGTAAACCCACGGACACCAACATCGAGTTGAACCGGGACGGTTCAAGCTAA
- the LOC129716898 gene encoding uncharacterized protein LOC129716898, whose amino-acid sequence MAGQKFFHGLTEAMINRVSEVPDRQKSSFFWPDEYREDPQEAYQTSSRRQSTTSSTPNTGCASPASELDTTDTPKQRHRGNARSHIEFYDDYESSFSQLERERQREKLRIAAFLREQDDDVSEAAKTRRQNTLKSNFSFNDFPETPEEKTTQKPPIKPTNGHHHQPMAATTPDHEDPLRTSPLPNYNGGLQRRQQYSPASSEYHYSARYTGSYDDFEDDRSYKSNDFNYGNFSPPGTPSSADLNEHKRLSQRHLRSSINFANGVAVADEDECARKPATVRDSATERVGVGLPNL is encoded by the coding sequence ATGGCCGGTCAAAAATTTTTCCACGGCCTCACAGAGGCCATGATTAACCGAGTGTCCGAAGTACCCGATAGACAGAAGTCGAGTTTTTTCTGGCCCGATGAGTACAGGGAGGATCCTCAGGAGGCGTATCAAACCAGCAGTCGTAGACAATCTACTACGTCCTCGACGCCCAACACGGGCTGTGCTAGTCCGGCCAGTGAACTGGACACTACAGACACACCCAAGCAACGACATCGTGGAAATGCTCGTTCACATATCGAATTTTACGACGACTATGAGTCGTCATTTTCCCAGTTAGAACGCGAAAGACAACGAGAAAAACTAAGAATAGCCGCTTTTCTCCGGGAGCAAGATGACGATGTCAGCGAGGCAGCAAAAACTCGTCGTCAGAATACACTCAAGTCCAACTTTTCTTTCAACGATTTTCCCGAAACACCAGAAGAAAAAACCACGCAAAAGCCACCCATCAAACCAACCAACGGACACCATCATCAGCCAATGGCTGCAACAACTCCAGATCACGAAGATCCGTTACGAACAAGCCCACTACCCAATTATAATGGAGGCTTGCAACGTAGGCAGCAGTATTCGCCGGCTTCCTCCGAGTACCACTATTCAGCTCGCTACACCGGAAGCTACGATGACTTTGAGGACGATCGAAGTTACAAATCGAACGACTTCAATTACGGCAACTTCAGCCCGCCGGGAACCCCATCGAGTGCGGATCTGAACGAACACAAACGACTATCCCAGAGGCATCTGCGGTCCAGCATAAACTTCGCCAACGGCGTGGCGGTTGCCGACGAAGACGAATGCGCTCGGAAACCGGCCACGGTGCGTGATTCCGCCACAGAACGCGTGGGTGTTGGATTACCAAATTTGTAG
- the LOC129716857 gene encoding uncharacterized protein LOC129716857 isoform X3: MPENNYSIIQTLEHKDTVLSVLPSLWIIKNGWKSYETDDSDSSSIDGDDLCYWPKGISGYRLLEKSKKDPNVNPDIKMLRPLRCTIKRNKFENYSEAFQELERLEKVSEEYGTMKKMRKDRQLQPVRSSEEPTSLLQSSNDDPTKAPDIRELLQSLHEKVDKNTRILEEYKLAEKRTFTLLSQVNAKLDVLANQINLKNFGSQNSQRVETLCNETIAAPLSPIKNFEELQSLEKQAKDQQFVEVVTKYFGSMHGKSRYVGEGGTVCLQIIDYFFDREFLLTCSWTGTSRPKNSDEVTMPKIPFYKFDRVIALFHKVVTFSDPTYPLVECQNFLKRCLRNAKQRFIEIKGVRASSARKRRKQNQNQSVRSSVDGYQEKQDEEDESSMTCEEPFVKFEEAWMDEEEENQDDAEDFD, from the exons ATGCCCGAGAACAACTATAGTATTATTCAGACGTTAGAACATAAAGACACTGTTTTGTCGGTGTTACCTTCGTTGTGGATTATTAAAAACGGATGGAAGTCCTATGAAACGGACGATTCTGATAGCAGTAGCATTGATGGCGATGATCTGTGCTATTGGCCTAAAGGTATTTCTGGCTATCGGTTGCTGGAAAAATCCAAAAAAGATCCCAACGTCAATCCGGACATAAAAATGCTGCGGCCCTTGCGGTGCACGATTAAGCgaaacaaatttgaaaattattctgAG GCGTTCCAGGAATTGGAAAGGCTGGAAAAGGTTTCGGAAGAATATGGAACAATGAAGAAGATGAGAAAAGACCGACAGTTACAGCCAGTGCGATCATCTGAAGAACCAACAAGCTTGCTCCAGAGTTCAAATGATGATCCTACTAAAGCACCGGATATACGTGAACTACTGCAGTCACTGCACGAGAAAGTTGATAAGAACACCAGAATACTTGAAGAATACAAGCTTGCTGAAAAAAGAACATTCACGCTTCTCTCCCAAGTCAATGCTAAATTAGATGTCCTTGCCAATCAAATCAACTTGAAAAACTTTGGGTCGCAGAATTCCCAGCGAGTCGAAACTTTGTGCAACGAAACAATAGCTGCCCCGTTGAGtccaataaaaaatttcgaagaaCTGCAATCTCTTGAAAAGCAAGCAAAAGATCAGCAGTTCGTTGAGGTGGTCACCAAATATTTTGGCTCCATGCACGGTAAGAGTCGATACGTTGGTGAAGGTGGAACAGTTTGCCTGCAGATCATCGACTATTTCTTCGATAGAGAATTTCTACTGACCTGCTCGTGGACCGGAACAAGCAGACCGAAAAACAGCGATGAAGTTACTATGCCCAAGATTCCCTTCTACAAGTTTGATAGAGTTATTGCTCTGTTTCATAAAGTGGTCACGTTTTCCGATCCAACGTATCCGCTGGTCGAGTGCCAAAACTTTCTGAAACGTTGTTTGCGAAATGCCAAGCAACGATTCATAGAAATTAAAGGAGTAAGAGCTTCGTCGGCAAGAAAGAGACgcaaacaaaatcaaaatcaatcgGTGCGAAGCAGCGTGGATGGTTACCAGGAAAAGCAGGATGAAGAAGATGAGTCATCGATGACATGTGAAGAACCATTCGTGAAGTTTGAAGAAGCGTGGATGGATGAGGAAGAGGAGAACCAGGATGATGCAGAAGACTTTGATTGA
- the LOC129716857 gene encoding uncharacterized protein LOC129716857 isoform X1 — protein MKMAYKGLDTMRWILFLFSIFPILSTHLYFQAYGAHLEITDLNDNPGIVALKVGNTFIREGYDWLVHTFKLDTFQEILNQYDIMISQINSNVNMKDFKDILKMKFIQTSLTLQKLSPRRKTKRAINILGTLIKTITGNLDNDDLVTLNQKISYLHYSNKDLIMNNNEQIKINNQFQDRINNLTKVGVLSKSILQATEINYIIDKLENSGISVNSDEQVYEFLEPAAFYNGSCIVFLIKIPKFLQGIYQQIIVENIPINEEKIPIDFTHAVLGTNVTFVMNDTCVNIEQNIICKLQAMKNVSNDMCIHRLLRGNPSSCPFKKYNGIHEVKSMGNGKILIRNAKAVQLKNSCGYGPKNLTGSFLITFRNCSVEIENQSFENTQLDYSNILEMLPLQSTLINKSKTIVTDTQILQQLHTNSRKRIEVLETNNHHVSYGGTFTVIILLIITGYLFKEIRTIWTKIVIKPSKPTDTNIELNRDGSS, from the coding sequence GTCTGGATACGATGCGGTGGATCCTGTTTTTATTCTCCATTTTCCCAATCCTATCAACCCACCTTTACTTTCAAGCATACGGTGCACACCTAGAAATCACGGACTTGAATGACAACCCAGGTATTGTAGCTCTTAAAGTAGGTAACACTTTCATTAGAGAAGGATATGATTGGTTAGTTCATACATTCAAGTTAGATacttttcaagaaattttaaaTCAGTATGATATAATGATAAGTCAAATAAATTCAAATGTAAAcatgaaagattttaaagatattctaaaaatgaaatttatacaAACAAGCTTGACATTACAAAAACTTAGTCCTAGAAGAAAAACAAAGAGAGCTATTAATATTCTGGGTACGTTAATTAAAACCATTACAGGAAATTTAGATAATGATGATCTAGTTACCTTAAATCAAAAGATTAGTTACCTACATTATTCAAATAAGGATCTTATTATGAATAACAatgaacaaattaaaataaataatcagTTTCAAGACAGAATTAACAATTTAACAAAAGTAGGGGTTTTATCCAAGAGCATCCTTCAAGCAACGGAAATCAACTATATTATTGACAAATTGGAAAATTCAGGAATTTCCGTAAACAGTGACGAACAGGTTTACGAATTTTTAGAACCAGCAGCTTTCTACAACGGTTCATGTATTGTGTTTCTcataaaaattccaaaattctTACAAGGAATCTACCAGCAAATTATTGTGGAGAATATTCCCATCAATGAAGAAAAAATACCGATCGATTTCACGCACGCAGTTTTAGGGACGAACGTAACATTTGTCATGAACGATACTTGCGTAAACATCGAACAAAATATCATTTGCAAGTTACAGGCAATGAAGAATGTCTCTAATGATATGTGCATACATCGATTATTAAGAGGGAATCCCAGTAGCTGtccatttaaaaaatacaatGGAATTCATGAAGTTAAGTCCATGGGAAACGGAAAAATTCTGATTCGAAATGCTAAAGCTGTGCAATTAAAAAACAGTTGTGGTTATGGTCCTAAAAATCTTACAGgatcatttctcatcacttttAGAAACTGTTCTGTCGAAATAGAGAATCAATCGTTTGAAAACACCCAATTGGactatagcaacattttggaAATGCTACCATTGCAATCAACATTAATCAACAAATCGAAGACTATAGTAACAGACACACAAATCTTACAACAATTACATACCAACAGTAGAAAGCGTATTGAAGTTTTGGAAACAAATAATCATCATGTTTCATACGGAGGAACTTTCACGGTAATCATCCTTCTAATAATAACTGGTTACCTGTTCAAAGAAATAAGGACAATTTGGACGAAAATTGTAATCAAACCAAGTAAACCCACGGACACCAACATCGAGTTGAACCGGGACGGTTCAAGCTAA